One genomic region from Desulfobaccales bacterium encodes:
- a CDS encoding DUF2238 domain-containing protein gives MKNNRVFFTFLLLSLSGVFIWSFIDPRNRLIWFLDASPAIIALILLLLTYHRFPCTRLAYVLIWAFAVMVLIGAHYTYSQVPLFDWLRDTLSHKRNNFDRLIHFTQGFVPAIVAREILLRKTPLLPGKMLFFLAVSVCLAASAFVEVIEWWAAVLTSSGRDAFLGFQGDRWDTQKDMFLCFLGSIVSQLLLVRIHNRQLRRLADASLLLKMQTKH, from the coding sequence ATGAAAAATAATCGAGTTTTTTTTACTTTTTTGCTTCTCAGCTTATCGGGGGTCTTCATCTGGTCATTCATCGACCCCCGAAACCGGTTAATCTGGTTTCTGGACGCATCTCCGGCAATTATCGCCCTTATCCTGCTGCTGCTCACTTACCACCGTTTTCCCTGTACCCGTCTGGCTTATGTATTGATTTGGGCTTTTGCCGTCATGGTGTTGATCGGCGCCCATTATACGTATTCGCAAGTGCCTTTGTTCGATTGGCTGCGTGACACCCTTTCTCATAAACGTAACAATTTCGACCGCTTGATCCATTTTACCCAGGGGTTTGTGCCCGCTATCGTGGCCCGGGAAATCTTGCTGCGCAAAACGCCCTTGCTACCCGGGAAGATGCTTTTCTTCCTGGCAGTCTCGGTCTGCCTGGCCGCCAGCGCCTTTGTAGAGGTTATCGAGTGGTGGGCAGCCGTTCTTACCAGTTCGGGACGCGATGCCTTTCTTGGTTTCCAGGGCGACAGGTGGGACACGCAGAAGGACATGTTTCTTTGTTTCCTGGGCTCCATCGTATCTCAACTGCTGCTGGTAAGGATACATAACCGGCAATTACGTCGATTGGCCGATGCGAGCTTGCTCTTAAAAATGCAGACGAAACACTGA
- a CDS encoding ABC transporter ATP-binding protein: MLEIYDLQVSYGAITALDGVSLCVPKGRIVTLLGANGSGKTSTLRAITGLETPRAGRIVFAGRDIQGRPTHEIIQAGISMAPEGRRIFTNLTVYENLLLGAYFRRDQENLGRDLGLLYDTFPRLAERRNQAAGTLSGGEQQMLALGRALMSRPQLLLLDEPSLGLAPLLVKEVFQIITLLNQQGVTILLVEQNAAAALQIAHHGYVLETGRVVLAGSGVDLLAHPRLQAAYLGAGQETGS; the protein is encoded by the coding sequence ATGCTGGAAATCTACGACCTCCAAGTCTCCTACGGGGCTATCACGGCCCTGGACGGGGTAAGTCTGTGCGTGCCTAAGGGGCGCATCGTGACCCTCCTGGGGGCCAACGGCTCGGGAAAGACCAGCACGCTCCGGGCCATCACCGGCCTGGAAACGCCGCGGGCGGGCCGCATTGTCTTTGCCGGGCGGGACATCCAGGGACGTCCCACCCACGAGATCATCCAGGCCGGCATCAGTATGGCGCCGGAAGGCCGCCGCATCTTCACCAATCTCACCGTTTACGAAAACCTGCTCCTGGGAGCCTATTTTAGGCGGGATCAAGAGAACCTGGGCCGGGACCTGGGCCTGCTCTACGACACCTTCCCCCGGTTGGCGGAACGGCGCAACCAGGCCGCGGGCACCCTCTCCGGCGGCGAGCAACAGATGCTGGCCTTAGGACGAGCCTTGATGTCCCGGCCGCAGCTTCTGCTCCTGGACGAACCCTCTCTGGGGCTGGCGCCGTTGTTAGTCAAAGAGGTGTTTCAGATCATTACCCTCCTCAACCAGCAGGGCGTCACCATCCTTCTGGTGGAGCAAAACGCCGCCGCAGCCTTGCAGATTGCCCACCACGGCTACGTCCTGGAAACCGGCCGGGTAGTGCTGGCCGGCTCCGGGGTCGACCTCCTGGCCCACCCTCGGCTCCAGGCAGCCTACTTGGGCGCTGGCCAGGAGACCGGCTCGTAA